The Amycolatopsis viridis genome window below encodes:
- a CDS encoding peroxiredoxin-like family protein: MREVSPRELVAVTGERVPVPDPARLVHLQFRRFAGCPICNLHLRSIVQRHDEISAAGIREVVFFHSPADELREYDLPFAVVADPGKRYYREFGVESGGRALLHPRTWGAILRGSALTLVGRFRAPAARQEGGRLGLPADFLIDPSGRVLASKHGEHAYDQWSVDELLAHARTAVAG, translated from the coding sequence ATGCGAGAGGTCAGTCCACGCGAACTGGTCGCGGTCACCGGCGAGCGCGTCCCCGTGCCCGACCCCGCCCGCCTGGTCCACCTGCAGTTCCGGCGCTTCGCCGGCTGCCCGATCTGCAACCTGCACCTCCGTTCGATCGTCCAGCGGCACGACGAGATCAGCGCCGCGGGCATCCGCGAGGTGGTGTTCTTCCACTCGCCTGCCGACGAGCTGCGGGAGTACGACCTGCCGTTCGCGGTCGTCGCCGATCCGGGCAAGCGGTACTACCGCGAGTTCGGCGTCGAATCGGGTGGCCGGGCGCTGCTGCACCCGCGCACGTGGGGCGCGATCCTGCGTGGTTCGGCGTTGACGCTGGTCGGCCGCTTCCGGGCACCGGCCGCGCGCCAGGAGGGCGGCCGGCTCGGGTTGCCCGCGGACTTCCTGATCGACCCGAGCGGACGGGTGCTGGCGAGCAAGCACGGTGAGCACGCCTACGACCAGTGGTCGGTCGACGAGCTGCTGGCCCACGCCCGGACGGCGGTGGCCGGGTAA